The following are encoded in a window of Heliangelus exortis chromosome 9, bHelExo1.hap1, whole genome shotgun sequence genomic DNA:
- the CLCN2 gene encoding chloride channel protein 2 isoform X3: MASDSEEQRALQYEQTLMYGRYTQDLGSFAKDEAARLRLQQGHGEGAIPRLRRPSELLEYTQGRCAPCRVCTLQCQRFLISKVGEDWVFLILLGLVMALVSWAMDFAIATCLQAQKWMYGGLDTNVLLQYLAWVTYPTVLITFSAGFTQILAPQAVGSGIPEMKTILRGVVLKEYLTFKTFVAKVIGLTCALGSGMPLGKEGPFVHIASMCAALLSRFLSLFGGMYENEARNIEMLAAACAVGVGCCFAAPIGGVLFSIEVTSTFFAVRNYWRGFFAATFSAFIFRVLAVWNKDEETITALFKTRFRLDFPFDLQELPAFAVIGIASGFGGALFVYLNRKIVQFMRRQKTINRFLMKKRLLFPALVTLLISTLTFPPGFGQFMAGQLTQKDTLVTLFDNKTWAKQGLSDEFEYLGILEAWRHPRSNVFITLVIFILMKFWMSALATTIPVPCGAFMPVFVIGAAFGRLVGESMAAWFPDGIHADNNIYRIVPGGYAVVGAAALSGAVTHTVSTAVIVFELTGQISHILPVMIAVILANAVAQSLQPSLYDSIIRIKKLPYLPELGWGHHEKYNVRVEDIMVRDIHYVTLNCKYRDLQHVLHGTKMKSLPLVESAESMILLGSIERAQVGALLSQQLSPQRRLQALRQKALAEEGHQLSDTSIRFQISTDTSSGALTRTAPRKSLKPALKRVPSSMVESPSGSTTDHSGIALKSLFCANTTAEPTEAQGTAYRKAKHVRISITEEMDLGDRMTPAEILEWEEQQLDQMVDFSSAKIDPAPFQLVEHTSLHKTHTIFSLLGLDHAYVTSIGRLVGMVSLKELRKAIEGSLTAKGVKVRPPLASFRDSTASAGEPDTTALRQLWDRHQHHPMPREAGPRGNDEDDTPKGQ, encoded by the exons ATGTATGGACGCTACACCCAGGACCTGGGCTCCTTTGCCAAGGATGAGGCAGCCCGGCTGCGGCTGCAGCAGGGGCATGGGGAGGGGGCAATCCCCCGGCTACGCCgcccttctgagctgctggagtaCACCCAGGGCCGCTGTGCCCCCTGCCGCG TCTGCACCTTGCAGTGCCAGCGGTTCCTCATCTCCAAGGTGGGCGAGGACTGGgtcttcctcatcctcctgggGCTGGTCATGGCACTGGTCAGCTGGGCCATGGACTTTGCCATCGCCACCTGCCTCCAAG CCCAGAAATGGATGTATGGGGGCCTGGACACCAACGTGCTGCTGCAGTATCTGGCCTGGGTCACCTACCCCACTGTGCTCATCACCTTCTCAGCTGGCTTCACCCAGATCCTCGCCCCCCAGGCTGTGG GATCAGGAATCCCTGAGATGAAGACCATACTACGGGGCGTTGTGCTGAAGGAATACCTCACCTTCAAGACCTTTGTGGCCAAGGTGATTGGGCTGACATGTGCCCTGGGCAGTGGCATGCCCCTTGGCAAGGAG GGTCCCTTTGTTCACATCGCCAGCATGTGTGCTGCCCTGCTCAGCcgctttctctccctctttggGGGCATGTACGAG AATGAGGCAAGGAACATTGAaatgctggctgctgcctgtgctgttgGTGTCGGCTGCTGCTTCGCTGCTCCCATTGGAG GTGTCCTCTTCAGCATCGAGGTCACCTCCACCTTTTTTGCCGTCCGCAACTACTGGCGAGGTTTCTTTGCTGCCACCTTCAGTGCCTTCATCTTCCGTGTCCTTGCTGTCTGGAACAAGGATGAAG aGACCATCACGGCGCTGTTCAAGACCCGCTTCCGCCTCGATTTCCCCTTTGACCTGCAGGAGCTGCCCGCTTTTGCCGTCATTGG GATTGCCAGCGGCTTTGGGGGTGCACTTTTTGTTTACCTCAACCGCAAGATCGTGCAGTTCATGCGCCGCCAGAAGACCATCAACCGCTTCCTCATGAAGAA GCGCCTGCTCTTCCCTGCCCTGGTGACGCTGCTCATCTCCACACTGACCTTCCCACCTGGTTTTGGACAGTTCATGGCTGGCCAG CTCACCCAGAAGGACACCCTTGTGACACTCTTTGACAACAAGACATGGGCCAAGCAGGGGCTTAGCGACGAGTTTGAGTACTTGGGCATCCTGGAGGCCTGGCGCCACCCCCGCTCCAATGTCTTCATCACCCTTGTCATCTTCATCCTCATGAAG TTTTGGATGTCAGCCCTGGCCACCACCATCCCAGTGCCCTGCGGAGCCTTCATGCCTGTCTTTGTCATTG gagcagccttTGGGCGCCTGGTGGGGGAGAGTATGGCAGCCTGGTTCCCTGATGGCATCCACGCTGACAACAACATCTACCGCATCGTGCCAGGGGGCTACGCCGTGGTGG GGGCAGCTGCGCTGTCAGGCGCTGTCACCCACACAGTGTCCACGGCTGTCATCGTCTTCGAGTTGACAGGGCAGATCTCACACATCCTGCCCGTCATGATTGCCGTCATCCTGGCCAATGCTGTGGCCCAGAGCCTCCAACCCTCCCTCTATGACAGCATCATCCGCATCAAGAAGCTGCCCTACCTGCCCGAGTTGGGCTGGGGCCACCACGA GAAATACAATGTGCGAGTGGAGGACATCATGGTGCGGGACATCCACTACGTCACCCTCAACTGCAAGTACCGGGACCTGCAGCACGTCCTGCATGGCACCAAGATGAAAAGCCTGCCCCTGGTGGAGTCGGCTG AGTCCATGATCCTGTTGGGCTCCATCGAGCGGGCACAGGTGGGGGCCCtgctcagccagcagctcagcccccagcgCCGGCTCCAGGCCCTGCGGCAGAAGGCCCTGGCAGAGGAGGGGCACCAGCTCTCCGACACCAGCATCCGCTTCCAG ATCAGTACAGACACCTCCTCGGGTGCCCTAACCCGCACTGCCCCCCGCAAGTCCCTGAAGCCGGCACTGAAGCGGGTGCCCAGCAGCATGGTTGAGAGCCCTTCGG GCAGCACCACTGACCACTCCGGCATCGCCCTCAAGAGCCTCTTCTGTGCCAACACCACCGCAGAGCCCACCGAG GCCCAGGGCACGGCCTATCGCAAGGCCAAACACGTCCGCATTTCCATCACG GAGGAGATGGATCTGGGTGACAGGATGACCCCGGCGGAG ATCCTTGAgtgggaggagcagcagctggaccAGATGGTGGACTTCAGCAGTGCAAAGATAGACCCTGCACCCTTCCAGCTGGTGGAGCACACGTCTCTGCACAAG ACCCACACCATCTTCTCACTGCTGGGGCTGGACCACGCTTATGTCACCAGCATCGGGCGTCTGGTGGGCATGGTGTCCCTCAAGGAG CTGCGCAAGGCCATTGAGGGTTCGCTGACAGCCAAGGGGGTGAAGGTACGCCCACCACTTGCCAGCTTCCGTGACAGCACGGCCAGCGCCGGTGAGCCCGACACCACTGCCCTGCGCCAGCTCTGGGACCGTCACCAGCATCACCCCATGCCCCGGGAGGCCGGACCAAGGGGCAACGATGAAGACGACACCCCCAAAGGCCAGTGA
- the CLCN2 gene encoding chloride channel protein 2 isoform X4, translating to MASDSEEQRALQYEQTLMYGRYTQDLGSFAKDEAARLRLQQGHGEGAIPRLRRPSELLEYTQGRCAPCRVCTLQCQRFLISKVGEDWVFLILLGLVMALVSWAMDFAIATCLQAQKWMYGGLDTNVLLQYLAWVTYPTVLITFSAGFTQILAPQAVGSGIPEMKTILRGVVLKEYLTFKTFVAKVIGLTCALGSGMPLGKEGPFVHIASMCAALLSRFLSLFGGMYENEARNIEMLAAACAVGVGCCFAAPIGGVLFSIEVTSTFFAVRNYWRGFFAATFSAFIFRVLAVWNKDEETITALFKTRFRLDFPFDLQELPAFAVIGIASGFGGALFVYLNRKIVQFMRRQKTINRFLMKKRLLFPALVTLLISTLTFPPGFGQFMAGQLTQKDTLVTLFDNKTWAKQGLSDEFEYLGILEAWRHPRSNVFITLVIFILMKFWMSALATTIPVPCGAFMPVFVIGAAFGRLVGESMAAWFPDGIHADNNIYRIVPGGYAVVGAAALSGAVTHTVSTAVIVFELTGQISHILPVMIAVILANAVAQSLQPSLYDSIIRIKKLPYLPELGWGHHEKYNVRVEDIMVRDIHYVTLNCKYRDLQHVLHGTKMKSLPLVESAESMILLGSIERAQVGALLSQQLSPQRRLQALRQKALAEEGHQLSDTSIRFQISTDTSSGALTRTAPRKSLKPALKRVPSSMVESPSGSTTDHSGIALKSLFCANTTAEPTEEEMDLGDRMTPAEILEWEEQQLDQMVDFSSAKIDPAPFQLVEHTSLHKTHTIFSLLGLDHAYVTSIGRLVGMVSLKELRKAIEGSLTAKGVKVRPPLASFRDSTASAGEPDTTALRQLWDRHQHHPMPREAGPRGNDEDDTPKGQ from the exons ATGTATGGACGCTACACCCAGGACCTGGGCTCCTTTGCCAAGGATGAGGCAGCCCGGCTGCGGCTGCAGCAGGGGCATGGGGAGGGGGCAATCCCCCGGCTACGCCgcccttctgagctgctggagtaCACCCAGGGCCGCTGTGCCCCCTGCCGCG TCTGCACCTTGCAGTGCCAGCGGTTCCTCATCTCCAAGGTGGGCGAGGACTGGgtcttcctcatcctcctgggGCTGGTCATGGCACTGGTCAGCTGGGCCATGGACTTTGCCATCGCCACCTGCCTCCAAG CCCAGAAATGGATGTATGGGGGCCTGGACACCAACGTGCTGCTGCAGTATCTGGCCTGGGTCACCTACCCCACTGTGCTCATCACCTTCTCAGCTGGCTTCACCCAGATCCTCGCCCCCCAGGCTGTGG GATCAGGAATCCCTGAGATGAAGACCATACTACGGGGCGTTGTGCTGAAGGAATACCTCACCTTCAAGACCTTTGTGGCCAAGGTGATTGGGCTGACATGTGCCCTGGGCAGTGGCATGCCCCTTGGCAAGGAG GGTCCCTTTGTTCACATCGCCAGCATGTGTGCTGCCCTGCTCAGCcgctttctctccctctttggGGGCATGTACGAG AATGAGGCAAGGAACATTGAaatgctggctgctgcctgtgctgttgGTGTCGGCTGCTGCTTCGCTGCTCCCATTGGAG GTGTCCTCTTCAGCATCGAGGTCACCTCCACCTTTTTTGCCGTCCGCAACTACTGGCGAGGTTTCTTTGCTGCCACCTTCAGTGCCTTCATCTTCCGTGTCCTTGCTGTCTGGAACAAGGATGAAG aGACCATCACGGCGCTGTTCAAGACCCGCTTCCGCCTCGATTTCCCCTTTGACCTGCAGGAGCTGCCCGCTTTTGCCGTCATTGG GATTGCCAGCGGCTTTGGGGGTGCACTTTTTGTTTACCTCAACCGCAAGATCGTGCAGTTCATGCGCCGCCAGAAGACCATCAACCGCTTCCTCATGAAGAA GCGCCTGCTCTTCCCTGCCCTGGTGACGCTGCTCATCTCCACACTGACCTTCCCACCTGGTTTTGGACAGTTCATGGCTGGCCAG CTCACCCAGAAGGACACCCTTGTGACACTCTTTGACAACAAGACATGGGCCAAGCAGGGGCTTAGCGACGAGTTTGAGTACTTGGGCATCCTGGAGGCCTGGCGCCACCCCCGCTCCAATGTCTTCATCACCCTTGTCATCTTCATCCTCATGAAG TTTTGGATGTCAGCCCTGGCCACCACCATCCCAGTGCCCTGCGGAGCCTTCATGCCTGTCTTTGTCATTG gagcagccttTGGGCGCCTGGTGGGGGAGAGTATGGCAGCCTGGTTCCCTGATGGCATCCACGCTGACAACAACATCTACCGCATCGTGCCAGGGGGCTACGCCGTGGTGG GGGCAGCTGCGCTGTCAGGCGCTGTCACCCACACAGTGTCCACGGCTGTCATCGTCTTCGAGTTGACAGGGCAGATCTCACACATCCTGCCCGTCATGATTGCCGTCATCCTGGCCAATGCTGTGGCCCAGAGCCTCCAACCCTCCCTCTATGACAGCATCATCCGCATCAAGAAGCTGCCCTACCTGCCCGAGTTGGGCTGGGGCCACCACGA GAAATACAATGTGCGAGTGGAGGACATCATGGTGCGGGACATCCACTACGTCACCCTCAACTGCAAGTACCGGGACCTGCAGCACGTCCTGCATGGCACCAAGATGAAAAGCCTGCCCCTGGTGGAGTCGGCTG AGTCCATGATCCTGTTGGGCTCCATCGAGCGGGCACAGGTGGGGGCCCtgctcagccagcagctcagcccccagcgCCGGCTCCAGGCCCTGCGGCAGAAGGCCCTGGCAGAGGAGGGGCACCAGCTCTCCGACACCAGCATCCGCTTCCAG ATCAGTACAGACACCTCCTCGGGTGCCCTAACCCGCACTGCCCCCCGCAAGTCCCTGAAGCCGGCACTGAAGCGGGTGCCCAGCAGCATGGTTGAGAGCCCTTCGG GCAGCACCACTGACCACTCCGGCATCGCCCTCAAGAGCCTCTTCTGTGCCAACACCACCGCAGAGCCCACCGAG GAGGAGATGGATCTGGGTGACAGGATGACCCCGGCGGAG ATCCTTGAgtgggaggagcagcagctggaccAGATGGTGGACTTCAGCAGTGCAAAGATAGACCCTGCACCCTTCCAGCTGGTGGAGCACACGTCTCTGCACAAG ACCCACACCATCTTCTCACTGCTGGGGCTGGACCACGCTTATGTCACCAGCATCGGGCGTCTGGTGGGCATGGTGTCCCTCAAGGAG CTGCGCAAGGCCATTGAGGGTTCGCTGACAGCCAAGGGGGTGAAGGTACGCCCACCACTTGCCAGCTTCCGTGACAGCACGGCCAGCGCCGGTGAGCCCGACACCACTGCCCTGCGCCAGCTCTGGGACCGTCACCAGCATCACCCCATGCCCCGGGAGGCCGGACCAAGGGGCAACGATGAAGACGACACCCCCAAAGGCCAGTGA
- the CLCN2 gene encoding chloride channel protein 2 isoform X5: protein MASDSEEQRALQYEQTLMYGRYTQDLGSFAKDEAARLRLQQGHGEGAIPRLRRPSELLEYTQGRCAPCRAWPHHPGVPTTGVPSPEPALVPAVCTLQCQRFLISKVGEDWVFLILLGLVMALVSWAMDFAIATCLQAQKWMYGGLDTNVLLQYLAWVTYPTVLITFSAGFTQILAPQAVGSGIPEMKTILRGVVLKEYLTFKTFVAKVIGLTCALGSGMPLGKEGPFVHIASMCAALLSRFLSLFGGMYENEARNIEMLAAACAVGVGCCFAAPIGETITALFKTRFRLDFPFDLQELPAFAVIGIASGFGGALFVYLNRKIVQFMRRQKTINRFLMKKRLLFPALVTLLISTLTFPPGFGQFMAGQLTQKDTLVTLFDNKTWAKQGLSDEFEYLGILEAWRHPRSNVFITLVIFILMKFWMSALATTIPVPCGAFMPVFVIGAAFGRLVGESMAAWFPDGIHADNNIYRIVPGGYAVVGAAALSGAVTHTVSTAVIVFELTGQISHILPVMIAVILANAVAQSLQPSLYDSIIRIKKLPYLPELGWGHHEKYNVRVEDIMVRDIHYVTLNCKYRDLQHVLHGTKMKSLPLVESAESMILLGSIERAQVGALLSQQLSPQRRLQALRQKALAEEGHQLSDTSIRFQISTDTSSGALTRTAPRKSLKPALKRVPSSMVESPSGSTTDHSGIALKSLFCANTTAEPTEAQGTAYRKAKHVRISITEEMDLGDRMTPAEILEWEEQQLDQMVDFSSAKIDPAPFQLVEHTSLHKTHTIFSLLGLDHAYVTSIGRLVGMVSLKELRKAIEGSLTAKGVKVRPPLASFRDSTASAGEPDTTALRQLWDRHQHHPMPREAGPRGNDEDDTPKGQ, encoded by the exons ATGTATGGACGCTACACCCAGGACCTGGGCTCCTTTGCCAAGGATGAGGCAGCCCGGCTGCGGCTGCAGCAGGGGCATGGGGAGGGGGCAATCCCCCGGCTACGCCgcccttctgagctgctggagtaCACCCAGGGCCGCTGTGCCCCCTGCCGCG CCTGGCCCCACCACCCTGGGGTGCCCACCACTGGGGTGCCCAGTCCTGAGCCTGCCCTTGTGCCTGCAGTCTGCACCTTGCAGTGCCAGCGGTTCCTCATCTCCAAGGTGGGCGAGGACTGGgtcttcctcatcctcctgggGCTGGTCATGGCACTGGTCAGCTGGGCCATGGACTTTGCCATCGCCACCTGCCTCCAAG CCCAGAAATGGATGTATGGGGGCCTGGACACCAACGTGCTGCTGCAGTATCTGGCCTGGGTCACCTACCCCACTGTGCTCATCACCTTCTCAGCTGGCTTCACCCAGATCCTCGCCCCCCAGGCTGTGG GATCAGGAATCCCTGAGATGAAGACCATACTACGGGGCGTTGTGCTGAAGGAATACCTCACCTTCAAGACCTTTGTGGCCAAGGTGATTGGGCTGACATGTGCCCTGGGCAGTGGCATGCCCCTTGGCAAGGAG GGTCCCTTTGTTCACATCGCCAGCATGTGTGCTGCCCTGCTCAGCcgctttctctccctctttggGGGCATGTACGAG AATGAGGCAAGGAACATTGAaatgctggctgctgcctgtgctgttgGTGTCGGCTGCTGCTTCGCTGCTCCCATTGGAG aGACCATCACGGCGCTGTTCAAGACCCGCTTCCGCCTCGATTTCCCCTTTGACCTGCAGGAGCTGCCCGCTTTTGCCGTCATTGG GATTGCCAGCGGCTTTGGGGGTGCACTTTTTGTTTACCTCAACCGCAAGATCGTGCAGTTCATGCGCCGCCAGAAGACCATCAACCGCTTCCTCATGAAGAA GCGCCTGCTCTTCCCTGCCCTGGTGACGCTGCTCATCTCCACACTGACCTTCCCACCTGGTTTTGGACAGTTCATGGCTGGCCAG CTCACCCAGAAGGACACCCTTGTGACACTCTTTGACAACAAGACATGGGCCAAGCAGGGGCTTAGCGACGAGTTTGAGTACTTGGGCATCCTGGAGGCCTGGCGCCACCCCCGCTCCAATGTCTTCATCACCCTTGTCATCTTCATCCTCATGAAG TTTTGGATGTCAGCCCTGGCCACCACCATCCCAGTGCCCTGCGGAGCCTTCATGCCTGTCTTTGTCATTG gagcagccttTGGGCGCCTGGTGGGGGAGAGTATGGCAGCCTGGTTCCCTGATGGCATCCACGCTGACAACAACATCTACCGCATCGTGCCAGGGGGCTACGCCGTGGTGG GGGCAGCTGCGCTGTCAGGCGCTGTCACCCACACAGTGTCCACGGCTGTCATCGTCTTCGAGTTGACAGGGCAGATCTCACACATCCTGCCCGTCATGATTGCCGTCATCCTGGCCAATGCTGTGGCCCAGAGCCTCCAACCCTCCCTCTATGACAGCATCATCCGCATCAAGAAGCTGCCCTACCTGCCCGAGTTGGGCTGGGGCCACCACGA GAAATACAATGTGCGAGTGGAGGACATCATGGTGCGGGACATCCACTACGTCACCCTCAACTGCAAGTACCGGGACCTGCAGCACGTCCTGCATGGCACCAAGATGAAAAGCCTGCCCCTGGTGGAGTCGGCTG AGTCCATGATCCTGTTGGGCTCCATCGAGCGGGCACAGGTGGGGGCCCtgctcagccagcagctcagcccccagcgCCGGCTCCAGGCCCTGCGGCAGAAGGCCCTGGCAGAGGAGGGGCACCAGCTCTCCGACACCAGCATCCGCTTCCAG ATCAGTACAGACACCTCCTCGGGTGCCCTAACCCGCACTGCCCCCCGCAAGTCCCTGAAGCCGGCACTGAAGCGGGTGCCCAGCAGCATGGTTGAGAGCCCTTCGG GCAGCACCACTGACCACTCCGGCATCGCCCTCAAGAGCCTCTTCTGTGCCAACACCACCGCAGAGCCCACCGAG GCCCAGGGCACGGCCTATCGCAAGGCCAAACACGTCCGCATTTCCATCACG GAGGAGATGGATCTGGGTGACAGGATGACCCCGGCGGAG ATCCTTGAgtgggaggagcagcagctggaccAGATGGTGGACTTCAGCAGTGCAAAGATAGACCCTGCACCCTTCCAGCTGGTGGAGCACACGTCTCTGCACAAG ACCCACACCATCTTCTCACTGCTGGGGCTGGACCACGCTTATGTCACCAGCATCGGGCGTCTGGTGGGCATGGTGTCCCTCAAGGAG CTGCGCAAGGCCATTGAGGGTTCGCTGACAGCCAAGGGGGTGAAGGTACGCCCACCACTTGCCAGCTTCCGTGACAGCACGGCCAGCGCCGGTGAGCCCGACACCACTGCCCTGCGCCAGCTCTGGGACCGTCACCAGCATCACCCCATGCCCCGGGAGGCCGGACCAAGGGGCAACGATGAAGACGACACCCCCAAAGGCCAGTGA
- the CLCN2 gene encoding chloride channel protein 2 isoform X2 → MASDSEEQRALQYEQTLMYGRYTQDLGSFAKDEAARLRLQQGHGEGAIPRLRRPSELLEYTQGRCAPCRAWPHHPGVPTTGVPSPEPALVPAVCTLQCQRFLISKVGEDWVFLILLGLVMALVSWAMDFAIATCLQAQKWMYGGLDTNVLLQYLAWVTYPTVLITFSAGFTQILAPQAVGSGIPEMKTILRGVVLKEYLTFKTFVAKVIGLTCALGSGMPLGKEGPFVHIASMCAALLSRFLSLFGGMYENEARNIEMLAAACAVGVGCCFAAPIGGVLFSIEVTSTFFAVRNYWRGFFAATFSAFIFRVLAVWNKDEETITALFKTRFRLDFPFDLQELPAFAVIGIASGFGGALFVYLNRKIVQFMRRQKTINRFLMKKRLLFPALVTLLISTLTFPPGFGQFMAGQLTQKDTLVTLFDNKTWAKQGLSDEFEYLGILEAWRHPRSNVFITLVIFILMKFWMSALATTIPVPCGAFMPVFVIGAAFGRLVGESMAAWFPDGIHADNNIYRIVPGGYAVVGAAALSGAVTHTVSTAVIVFELTGQISHILPVMIAVILANAVAQSLQPSLYDSIIRIKKLPYLPELGWGHHEKYNVRVEDIMVRDIHYVTLNCKYRDLQHVLHGTKMKSLPLVESAESMILLGSIERAQVGALLSQQLSPQRRLQALRQKALAEEGHQLSDTSIRFQISTDTSSGALTRTAPRKSLKPALKRVPSSMVESPSGSTTDHSGIALKSLFCANTTAEPTEEEMDLGDRMTPAEILEWEEQQLDQMVDFSSAKIDPAPFQLVEHTSLHKTHTIFSLLGLDHAYVTSIGRLVGMVSLKELRKAIEGSLTAKGVKVRPPLASFRDSTASAGEPDTTALRQLWDRHQHHPMPREAGPRGNDEDDTPKGQ, encoded by the exons ATGTATGGACGCTACACCCAGGACCTGGGCTCCTTTGCCAAGGATGAGGCAGCCCGGCTGCGGCTGCAGCAGGGGCATGGGGAGGGGGCAATCCCCCGGCTACGCCgcccttctgagctgctggagtaCACCCAGGGCCGCTGTGCCCCCTGCCGCG CCTGGCCCCACCACCCTGGGGTGCCCACCACTGGGGTGCCCAGTCCTGAGCCTGCCCTTGTGCCTGCAGTCTGCACCTTGCAGTGCCAGCGGTTCCTCATCTCCAAGGTGGGCGAGGACTGGgtcttcctcatcctcctgggGCTGGTCATGGCACTGGTCAGCTGGGCCATGGACTTTGCCATCGCCACCTGCCTCCAAG CCCAGAAATGGATGTATGGGGGCCTGGACACCAACGTGCTGCTGCAGTATCTGGCCTGGGTCACCTACCCCACTGTGCTCATCACCTTCTCAGCTGGCTTCACCCAGATCCTCGCCCCCCAGGCTGTGG GATCAGGAATCCCTGAGATGAAGACCATACTACGGGGCGTTGTGCTGAAGGAATACCTCACCTTCAAGACCTTTGTGGCCAAGGTGATTGGGCTGACATGTGCCCTGGGCAGTGGCATGCCCCTTGGCAAGGAG GGTCCCTTTGTTCACATCGCCAGCATGTGTGCTGCCCTGCTCAGCcgctttctctccctctttggGGGCATGTACGAG AATGAGGCAAGGAACATTGAaatgctggctgctgcctgtgctgttgGTGTCGGCTGCTGCTTCGCTGCTCCCATTGGAG GTGTCCTCTTCAGCATCGAGGTCACCTCCACCTTTTTTGCCGTCCGCAACTACTGGCGAGGTTTCTTTGCTGCCACCTTCAGTGCCTTCATCTTCCGTGTCCTTGCTGTCTGGAACAAGGATGAAG aGACCATCACGGCGCTGTTCAAGACCCGCTTCCGCCTCGATTTCCCCTTTGACCTGCAGGAGCTGCCCGCTTTTGCCGTCATTGG GATTGCCAGCGGCTTTGGGGGTGCACTTTTTGTTTACCTCAACCGCAAGATCGTGCAGTTCATGCGCCGCCAGAAGACCATCAACCGCTTCCTCATGAAGAA GCGCCTGCTCTTCCCTGCCCTGGTGACGCTGCTCATCTCCACACTGACCTTCCCACCTGGTTTTGGACAGTTCATGGCTGGCCAG CTCACCCAGAAGGACACCCTTGTGACACTCTTTGACAACAAGACATGGGCCAAGCAGGGGCTTAGCGACGAGTTTGAGTACTTGGGCATCCTGGAGGCCTGGCGCCACCCCCGCTCCAATGTCTTCATCACCCTTGTCATCTTCATCCTCATGAAG TTTTGGATGTCAGCCCTGGCCACCACCATCCCAGTGCCCTGCGGAGCCTTCATGCCTGTCTTTGTCATTG gagcagccttTGGGCGCCTGGTGGGGGAGAGTATGGCAGCCTGGTTCCCTGATGGCATCCACGCTGACAACAACATCTACCGCATCGTGCCAGGGGGCTACGCCGTGGTGG GGGCAGCTGCGCTGTCAGGCGCTGTCACCCACACAGTGTCCACGGCTGTCATCGTCTTCGAGTTGACAGGGCAGATCTCACACATCCTGCCCGTCATGATTGCCGTCATCCTGGCCAATGCTGTGGCCCAGAGCCTCCAACCCTCCCTCTATGACAGCATCATCCGCATCAAGAAGCTGCCCTACCTGCCCGAGTTGGGCTGGGGCCACCACGA GAAATACAATGTGCGAGTGGAGGACATCATGGTGCGGGACATCCACTACGTCACCCTCAACTGCAAGTACCGGGACCTGCAGCACGTCCTGCATGGCACCAAGATGAAAAGCCTGCCCCTGGTGGAGTCGGCTG AGTCCATGATCCTGTTGGGCTCCATCGAGCGGGCACAGGTGGGGGCCCtgctcagccagcagctcagcccccagcgCCGGCTCCAGGCCCTGCGGCAGAAGGCCCTGGCAGAGGAGGGGCACCAGCTCTCCGACACCAGCATCCGCTTCCAG ATCAGTACAGACACCTCCTCGGGTGCCCTAACCCGCACTGCCCCCCGCAAGTCCCTGAAGCCGGCACTGAAGCGGGTGCCCAGCAGCATGGTTGAGAGCCCTTCGG GCAGCACCACTGACCACTCCGGCATCGCCCTCAAGAGCCTCTTCTGTGCCAACACCACCGCAGAGCCCACCGAG GAGGAGATGGATCTGGGTGACAGGATGACCCCGGCGGAG ATCCTTGAgtgggaggagcagcagctggaccAGATGGTGGACTTCAGCAGTGCAAAGATAGACCCTGCACCCTTCCAGCTGGTGGAGCACACGTCTCTGCACAAG ACCCACACCATCTTCTCACTGCTGGGGCTGGACCACGCTTATGTCACCAGCATCGGGCGTCTGGTGGGCATGGTGTCCCTCAAGGAG CTGCGCAAGGCCATTGAGGGTTCGCTGACAGCCAAGGGGGTGAAGGTACGCCCACCACTTGCCAGCTTCCGTGACAGCACGGCCAGCGCCGGTGAGCCCGACACCACTGCCCTGCGCCAGCTCTGGGACCGTCACCAGCATCACCCCATGCCCCGGGAGGCCGGACCAAGGGGCAACGATGAAGACGACACCCCCAAAGGCCAGTGA